In Miscanthus floridulus cultivar M001 chromosome 8, ASM1932011v1, whole genome shotgun sequence, the sequence CTTTATCTTCCTCTCTATCTCCTTGGCATTTGACTGACCTCATGCTGTAACAGCAGAGCTCAATACCACcagtgaactacagcagctatGGACAAGAACAAGAAATGCAGAGACAAGAAGTGAGATTCCTAAAACTCGCATTTcacaatttttttgaaaaaaatgggTACTAACAAAAGAACTAAGATTTTATTGTAATGGTGAACCCCAAAATTTGCAGGAGATCATGTCACCAGGAGGAACAAGTTATGTACTATCACAGGGCGGATCAAGCTAGACAAGCCTTATGAACCAAGTCATAGCTCAGGCTAAATCTTCAAATCAGAATTATGAAGAATTTTTGTCATCTGAAATGACAGGAAGTTTCATGGACATACTCAATGAGCCATTTCCACTAGAGGTATTTACTTGTTCTCTACATATACAGCTAAATTACTTTGTTTGCTACAATACAAGATGAAATATCTAACAGTACACCTTTTTCCTTACCAGTGAAAACAGAACCGGATGTTCATCACTACCAACAGAATCTATGAGCCACCACAAGATAATGGAGACAGCCTGCGAAATGAAGAATCAGAAGCAGTACCAGAGTTTACAAATGAAGAAAACATGGTACATGAGGAAAGACAAGATGGACAAGGCAGTGAAGGGGAGCAAGATACAGAGGGCAACATGACAAAACAACATCTAGTAGAAAGTGAAGAACAAGATGAAGAAGAGCTCAGGGCAATTCAAATTGAAAGCCAAAGTATTATGGCAGCTGAGTGTTTGTCTCACGAACATGCTAGCAGGCATGTTCCACAGCTAGGCATGAAATTCAAAACAACAGAAGATGCGTACAGTTTCTACAATGACTACGCATTTATAGTCGGGTTTTCATTGGTCAAATGGCACACATACAAGTGCCAAGACAAGAAAGATCACAACTATGGCTAGGTAACAAGGGTCACATACAAGTGTAACTTGTCTGGTAAGAGAAAGGAGGATGATAGCACTGATGTTTCAGGAGTACGAAGCACAAGAAACAACAAAAGGAAGATTTCTGTTTCTGGAGTCCAAAGCGCAAGAAAtaacaaaaagaagatttctgcTACACCGCCAACACCTAATCCTGTGCCAAACAAAAGGAAAACAAGTACGCTTGTACCAACCGAGTGCCCCGCTGAACTTGTTGTCACACTACAGAATGGAGAATGGACAATAACCAGGTTGAATCTTGAGCATAATCATGCGTTTGCAAGCAAGGATCAGAAAAATAAACTATTTTCATAGATTAGGATGACTGAAATGGAGAAGGAACTTATTGCAACATTCAACAAAGTGAACCTACCAGATAGGAAGATTATGGCAGTCCTATCTTATATAAGAGGCGATGTCACTCCATACAACAAGAAACATATCAGCAACGAGAAGACAAAGATAAATAAGGCAACATCGGATAATGACATGCAGCAAGTGTATGACTGGTATTCTAAGAAACAGGCTGAGGACCCAATGTTCTTCTACAAGTTTTCCATAGATGAAAACAACAAAGTGAAAAACATTTTCTGGTCCAATGGTACAAGCAGAAGGTACTATGAGGAATTTGGAGATTGCATCAGTTTTGATACAACCTACAACACGAACAAGTACTCCCTCAAGTTTGCACCAATTGTTGGTATTACAGGTCATGGGGACAATTGCCTGTTTGGCTGCGCTTTCATAATGGATGAAACTACAGAAACTTTTGAGTGGTTGTTTCAGACAATGCTGACTTGTATGGGAGGAAAGCACCCTAAAACTATAATCACTGACCAGGACCTAGCAATGAAGGCTGCTATCAGAAATGTTCTACCGGACACTATTCATCGGAACTGCTTCTTCCACATTGTGAAGAAAGCTCAGGAGAAAGGTGGTAGGATATTTTCATTGGAAAGGAACAAGAACCTGCATGACGATCTCTTTGACATTCTTAGGAACTCATTGACCGAAACAGAGTTTGAGTACTTGTACAAGAAGTTACCACAAACATATGATGTCGATGGCTTCAGATACCTTGATGACATGTGGTTTAATAGGGAAAATTTTGTTCCATGTTACTTCAAGAAGCATTTCTTCCCTTTCATCAACTCTACAGCGAGAAGTGAAGGCACAAATGCATTATTCAAACTGGATGTCACACCAAGGTATAGTATTATGAGATTTATGAATGAGTTCTAAAGAATTTCAGATACAACAGAAAAGAATCAAGCAGAACAGGACTTTGAAACCAGATCAATGCCTTGGTTAAGTATGGCATATGAGTTCGAAAGGCAGGCTGCAAGGCTGTACAACAGAAAGATATTCTTCAAGTTTCAAAAGGAGCTCATATTGGCAACAAAATATGAGGCTCAAGAACTCCAGAAAGATCAAGTTTATGCAGTGTTAAAATCAGAGTACCATAGGCAGTTTGAGTTCAGAACAAGGAGATACATTGTGACAGTAGACTTGACACAGAAAAACTACAGATGTCTGTGTTGCAAATTTGAAAAAGATGGTATAATATGCTGCCATATCATCAAGGTGCTCACAAACCTAAATATATCTCAGCTAGATGACAGTTATTTCATTGAAAGATGGAGGGCTAAAGAGAGGAAACAGTTGACAAGGCAGAATACTGTACCAGAAATAGAGATTGAGAAGAGCAGGCCATTGAGGCACAACATATTGTCAAACAAGTTGAGCAATATTGCTTCAGATGGATCAAGAACAATGGAAACATTCAACTATGTTCTAGAAGAAGCCGAGCAAATGCAAAGAAAACTCAATGAACCAGCAGATGAAGTCAGACTGCAACAATCACAATCTGTTCAACAAAGTGGTACTAATGTTTTGCAAGATGCTAATGATGCAGTCAGACTACCTCAAACAGAATCAGCTCAAGAAAGTGATACAATGCTTTTGCAAGACCCTAATAATGCTTAGAAAAGAGGAAGGCCCAAGAAAGTGACTAGGCAAATAGGAATAGTTGAGGACATTAGAAGCAAAGCAAAAAGCAACTTTACCTGTACACACTGTCGTGAAGGAGGGCATAACATCAAGACATGCCAAAAAAAGCATCTTCCTCCTGTGcctaaaaaaacaaagaaaaggaaATCAGGTAACACAGAGAAACATAGGCAAAAAGTAAATGATAGCACTACAACAACAGATGTCACTTCTTCATATGTATATTCATCTAATGTTGTTGATATTATCATGCAGGAGATGTTGACAACACCAATAAATAGTAGCAGTGCAAGTGCAGCAAGCAAAGCAAAGAAGGGGAAAGTCAAGAATTGAGAAAACCAAAAACAAGAGATGGAATGCTAATAGCTGCAACTACAGTGGccaaataatttatgtaatttattAGTAATAGAGCAATTGTAAATTCAGTACTATTATATCTTTAGACCTACAATGAAATGTATCTATCTGAGGCTACTGGAAGAGACTACTGGGCCGCAACTTGATAAAACATGGATTGCACGTGCTCATAACTAAAATTGCAGTGCCCTACACTGGCAATTTATATTACATCAAACTGCAATTACATAACTGAATATTTAAGTTGTTTGGTTTACATATGCAGTGTCCTacagctactgctactgctaagaGAACTTGGTGCAGACATACATACCTGCCATATGCTTCATCCATGGTTTCAATTGGattgtcatttttcttttttgttgcaagCTGCAAAAAAATAACAACTTTTGAGTCATCCTTGTTATAAAAATTACCATCACGCTTCACAACTAAAATtatcaacacataaatatttcaaTCACTCACACAAAGAGTTCACAAATCCTAGCAATATCAAGAAAGGCGACCCTCTGCTTGAGCAATGGCATGTTCTGATCTAACTTGCTCAGGTGGCCTCCCACTCCTGATATCGGCAGAATTGGAGCTAGGTGGCCTTCCCATCTTCCTGTACAGACAAATCCAACAAATAAGACAATGTAGTCAAATCACAATACATAATCAATATGCAAGAAATGGTTGCACAGAATATATAGAACAGGACAGACAACTAAATGATGAATTCATTCTAGATCAAGAAAAACACAAAACAATTGTTGATGAGGCCATCGAACCTCCTGTGAAATCATTCAACAAAAACAAAGATGGAACAGCCACCACATCTTGGcctacctccacaaaccttcatcTAACACAAACACAGATCACATAGGACAGAGCACAAAGGACAATttctttctatggaaggacaaggataAAAACTTGGTGTGGACTGACACAAAACACAACAAACATAAGACaaggtgtgttagcacaaatcacaaaggataatttctttctatggaaggacaaggataCAAACTACGTGAGGGTAAGCACAATCACAAATAACAAAGAAATCACAAGAAACATATAACAAGGTGAC encodes:
- the LOC136468499 gene encoding protein FAR1-RELATED SEQUENCE 5-like, translated to MEKELIATFNKVNLPDRKIMAVLSYIRGDVTPYNKKHISNEKTKINKATSDNDMQQVYDWYSKKQAEDPMFFYKFSIDENNKVKNIFWSNGTSRRYYEEFGDCISFDTTYNTNKYSLKFAPIVGITGHGDNCLFGCAFIMDETTETFEWLFQTMLTCMGGKHPKTIITDQDLAMKAAIRNVLPDTIHRNCFFHIVKKAQEKGGRIFSLERNKNLHDDLFDILRNSLTETEFEYLYKKLPQTYDVDGFRYLDDMWFNRENFVPCYFKKHFFPFINSTARSEGTNALFKLDVTPRYSIMRFMNEF